The following proteins are co-located in the Candidatus Eisenbacteria bacterium genome:
- the tnpB gene encoding IS66 family insertion sequence element accessory protein TnpB, translated as MKPPLPPAILSSGREEPGQPGRRIAHGAEETGGRLIGGPRQGADGDRGMAEDPQEAFPDARGPVAGGGRDRTGPRREPDRRGPAPELLRSEAAGRRHGTEAARSAAGLRRDPLGSPPGRLSLRRRDGPPRRGEDDDPHGGGWGWEAGASERGLLGEAGMIQITPQMRILLAVEPVDFRKGIDGLAGLCRIELKSDPLSGAVFVFRNRSAKAVRVLVYDGQGFWLSTKRLSCGKFRWWPADGQDGIRPLDAHELQVLLWNGNPEGAEAAPAWRRVAVAG; from the coding sequence ATGAAACCGCCCCTGCCCCCCGCTATCCTCAGCTCCGGACGCGAAGAGCCCGGCCAACCAGGAAGGAGGATAGCGCATGGAGCAGAAGAGACGGGCGGACGGCTCATCGGTGGCCCTCGCCAGGGTGCGGACGGGGATCGAGGCATGGCGGAAGACCCGCAAGAAGCGTTCCCAGATGCCCGAGGACCTGTGGCGGGCGGCGGCCGAGATCGCACGGGTCCACGGCGTGAACCCGATCGCCGAGGCCCTGCACCTGAACTACTACGATCTGAAGCGGCGGGTCGACGGCATGGGACAGAAGCGGCCCGTTCCGCGGCCGGCCTTCGTCGAGATCCCCTCGGCAGCCCCCCTGGCCGCCTCAGCCTGCGTCGTCGAGATGGTCCGCCCCGACGGGGCGAAGATGACGATCCGCATGGCGGCGGATGGGGATGGGAAGCTGGTGCCTCTGAGCGAGGCCTTCTGGGGGAGGCGGGCATGATCCAGATCACTCCCCAGATGCGGATCCTGCTGGCCGTCGAGCCGGTCGACTTTCGGAAAGGCATCGACGGGTTAGCTGGCCTCTGCCGCATCGAGCTCAAGTCCGATCCTCTCTCCGGAGCCGTCTTTGTCTTCCGCAACCGCAGCGCCAAGGCTGTGCGCGTCTTGGTGTATGATGGCCAGGGCTTCTGGCTTTCAACGAAGCGCTTGTCCTGCGGGAAGTTCCGCTGGTGGCCTGCAGACGGACAGGATGGGATCCGCCCCTTGGACGCCCATGAGCTGCAGGTGCTCCTCTGGAATGGGAAT